The Trichosurus vulpecula isolate mTriVul1 chromosome 3, mTriVul1.pri, whole genome shotgun sequence genome includes a window with the following:
- the RNF183 gene encoding E3 ubiquitin-protein ligase RNF183 has protein sequence MAEKSGNEPEAECPVCWNSFDNTFRTPKLLDCRHSFCIECLAHLSLVSSSRHRLLCPLCRHPTVLASDRPVTDLPTDAAVLTLLRLEPNHIILEGRHLCFKDERKSRYFLRQPRVYTLNLGVEPESQEGPDQQRAAPPAPVPIPSHLSLRECFRNPQFRIFTYLMAVILSVALLLIFSIFWTKQFLWGAG, from the coding sequence ATGGCCGAGAAATCGGGAAATGAGCCTGAGGCCGAGTGTCCCGTCTGCTGGAACTCATTCGACAATACTTTCCGGACTCCCAAGCTGTTAGACTGCCGCCACTCCTTCTGCATTGAATGCCTGGCCCACCTGAGCTTGGTCTCTTCCTCCCGGCACCGGCTGCTGTGCCCCCTCTGCCGCCACCCTACAGTCCTGGCTTCAGATCGGCCAGTGACTGACCTGCCCACAGATGCTGCTGTCCTTACCCTGCTCCGTCTGGAACCCAACCACATCATCCTTGAGGGCCGGCACCTCTGCTTTAAGGATGAGCGCAAGAGCAGATACTTCTTGCGCCAGCCCAGGGTCTACACTCTCAACCTGGGGGTCGAGCCggagagccaggagggcccagaCCAGCAGAGGGCAGCGCCCCCTGCCCCTGTGCCAATCCCCAGCCACTTGTCCCTGCGAGAGTGCTTCCGAAACCCTCAGTTTCGCATCTTTACCTACCTGATGGCCGTCATCCTCAGTGTCGCCTTGCTGTTAATCTTCTCCATCTTTTGGACTAAACAGTTCCTCTGGGGAGCAGGATGA